In Alphaproteobacteria bacterium US3C007, one genomic interval encodes:
- the ispG gene encoding flavodoxin-dependent (E)-4-hydroxy-3-methylbut-2-enyl-diphosphate synthase has protein sequence MSLNSVRPWRNIYRRKSRKIHVGNIAVGGDAPISVQTMTNTLTTDVKATLAQITAAADAGADIVRVSVPDQDSSKAFKEIAKESSVPLVADIHFHYKRGIEAAEAGAACLRINPGNIGAPDRVKEVIKAAKDNNCSIRIGVNAGSLEKHLLEKYGEPCPDAMLESGLDHIKILQDNDFHEFKISCKASDVFMAAAAYQALAEATDAPIHLGITEAGGLTSGTIKSAIGLGNLLWMGIGDTIRVSLSADPVEEVKVGYEILKSLGLRHRGVNIISCPSCARQGFDVIKTVEALENRLEHIKTPMSLSIIGCVVNGPGEALMTDVGFTGGGAGSGMVYWAGKQDHKIGNENMVDHIVELVEKRAAEIEADEKLISAAE, from the coding sequence ATGTCCTTGAATTCCGTACGCCCTTGGCGAAATATTTACCGCCGAAAATCGCGAAAAATTCATGTTGGTAATATCGCGGTTGGCGGAGACGCGCCGATTTCGGTTCAAACGATGACCAACACCTTAACAACTGATGTAAAAGCCACCCTCGCGCAAATAACTGCCGCAGCAGATGCAGGAGCTGACATTGTGCGTGTTTCGGTGCCCGACCAGGACAGCAGCAAGGCCTTCAAGGAAATTGCCAAGGAAAGTTCGGTTCCCTTGGTTGCAGATATCCACTTTCATTATAAACGCGGTATTGAGGCGGCGGAGGCAGGCGCGGCGTGTTTGCGTATCAATCCAGGCAATATTGGCGCACCAGATCGCGTTAAAGAAGTCATAAAAGCCGCCAAAGACAATAATTGTTCCATTCGTATTGGCGTTAATGCCGGATCGCTTGAAAAACATTTGTTAGAAAAATACGGCGAACCCTGCCCAGATGCCATGCTTGAAAGTGGTTTGGATCACATCAAAATCTTACAAGATAATGATTTTCATGAGTTTAAGATCAGCTGTAAAGCCTCAGATGTTTTTATGGCAGCCGCTGCCTATCAAGCTCTGGCAGAAGCTACGGATGCCCCGATCCATTTGGGAATTACAGAAGCCGGCGGATTGACCAGCGGAACGATTAAGTCTGCGATCGGCTTGGGCAATTTATTGTGGATGGGAATTGGCGATACGATCCGCGTCTCGCTTTCTGCTGATCCGGTTGAGGAAGTCAAAGTCGGATATGAAATTCTGAAATCATTGGGATTGCGCCATCGTGGCGTAAATATCATTTCTTGCCCTAGCTGCGCGCGGCAAGGGTTTGATGTAATCAAAACGGTTGAAGCCTTGGAAAATCGGCTTGAACATATCAAAACACCGATGAGCCTATCGATCATTGGTTGTGTTGTTAATGGTCCCGGCGAAGCTTTGATGACTGATGTTGGGTTTACCGGCGGCGGCGCGGGCAGCGGCATGGTCTATTGGGCCGGAAAGCAAGACCACAAAATCGGCAATGAAAATATGGTGGATCACATTGTTGAGCTTGTTGAAAAACGCGCGGCTGAAATCGAGGCGGACGAAAAACTTATATCTGCGGCCGAGTAA
- a CDS encoding helix-turn-helix domain-containing protein, whose product MWIRTIRSRVLGAGALRRKSKKNKAAPELEGAQTARPKGFDDFELRLGDTMRGERATIGKSLLDVQRDLKIKASYISAIENCDPGAFDTPGFVAGYVRSYAKYLGMDSEEVLQQFCAESGFQTLSALAQGSSAKKPQSLAPLLPKQNNAGSTDIFKTSPLAMEPPDAGFLETLEMRAIASVAVLASLIGVIGFGAWSLLQEVQQVKLTPAENTPIVLSDLDPLGSVQFPQTEATKNALDQRLNIEKLDRLYRPQALDFPILTARDAPISSLNPSDFGNFIPQPDPAADPGGEILADVEKNLPSEAELLAQIATPQVLETAPPTLALFAIRDAWVRVTAPDGSRIFENTMKAGEEFILPQTEMAPMLRAGMSGSVYFAVEGKLYGPAGTGGKVVKNVELSARSLMANYQPANLDLDPVLERVVAEATVSSFTTDRMSE is encoded by the coding sequence ATGTGGATAAGAACGATTCGGTCTCGAGTATTGGGAGCTGGAGCGCTGAGGCGAAAGAGCAAAAAAAACAAAGCGGCACCCGAGCTAGAGGGTGCACAAACGGCAAGACCGAAAGGGTTTGACGATTTCGAGCTGCGGCTTGGTGACACCATGCGCGGCGAACGCGCGACCATTGGCAAATCGTTGCTTGATGTACAACGCGACCTTAAGATTAAAGCATCCTACATATCTGCGATTGAAAACTGTGACCCCGGCGCGTTTGACACGCCAGGTTTTGTTGCAGGTTATGTACGATCTTACGCAAAATACCTGGGCATGGACAGCGAAGAGGTTCTTCAACAATTTTGTGCAGAAAGCGGCTTTCAAACCTTAAGCGCGCTGGCACAAGGGTCAAGCGCCAAAAAGCCGCAATCCTTAGCGCCCCTTTTACCCAAGCAAAACAATGCGGGTTCAACTGATATATTCAAAACATCGCCCTTGGCGATGGAGCCGCCCGATGCCGGGTTCTTGGAAACCTTAGAAATGCGTGCCATTGCCTCCGTGGCTGTGTTGGCATCGCTCATCGGTGTTATCGGATTTGGGGCCTGGTCTTTGTTGCAAGAAGTGCAGCAAGTAAAACTGACACCAGCGGAAAACACGCCGATCGTTTTATCGGATTTAGATCCATTGGGTTCGGTGCAGTTTCCACAAACTGAGGCTACAAAAAACGCTTTAGACCAACGCCTAAACATTGAGAAACTTGATCGACTTTATCGTCCACAGGCGCTCGATTTTCCCATACTTACAGCCCGGGATGCTCCTATATCATCCTTAAATCCGTCAGATTTCGGCAATTTCATTCCTCAACCAGACCCCGCCGCGGATCCCGGCGGCGAGATACTGGCAGATGTTGAGAAAAACCTGCCAAGCGAAGCAGAGCTGCTTGCTCAAATCGCTACGCCGCAAGTGCTCGAAACCGCTCCGCCGACGCTGGCGCTATTTGCTATTAGAGATGCTTGGGTGCGGGTGACAGCGCCTGATGGAAGCCGAATTTTTGAAAACACGATGAAAGCGGGCGAAGAATTTATCCTACCTCAAACTGAAATGGCCCCTATGTTGCGGGCGGGTATGTCGGGCTCAGTTTATTTTGCCGTTGAGGGAAAATTATATGGCCCGGCCGGCACTGGAGGCAAAGTGGTCAAAAACGTCGAGCTGTCAGCCAGGTCTTTGATGGCCAATTATCAACCAGCCAATCTGGATCTTGATCCGGTCTTAGAGCGGGTTGTAGCAGAAGCGACGGTGTCAAGCTTTACAACCGACAGAATGTCAGAGTAA
- the hemA gene encoding 5-aminolevulinate synthase translates to MTYNDFLDQSLNRLHDEGRYRTFIDIVRDKGNFPHATWHRPDGTDAPVTVWCGNDYLGMGQHPAVLNAMHEALDATGAGSGGTRNISGTTVYHKRLEDELANLHGKESTLLFTSAYIANDATLSTLPKLFPDLIIYSDALNHASMIEGIRRNGGSKRIFRHNDLAHLRELLEADDPKVPKLIAFESIYSMDGDFAPIAEICDLADEFNALTYLDEVHAVGMYGARGAGVAERDRLMHRIDIINGTLAKAYGVMGGYIAASAKLCDAIRSYAPGFIFTTSLPPAVAAGAAASVAHLKSDKDLRAQHQTQSKILKYRLKGIGLPIIDHGSHIVPVIVGNPVHTQKLSDMLLQDFGIYVQPINFPTVPRGTERLRFTPSPVHGPAEIDALVRAMDTLWAHCALNRAENSA, encoded by the coding sequence TTGACTTATAATGATTTCTTAGATCAATCTTTAAACCGTTTACATGATGAGGGGCGGTATCGCACGTTTATAGATATCGTGCGCGACAAAGGCAATTTTCCTCACGCGACATGGCACCGCCCCGATGGAACCGACGCACCGGTAACGGTTTGGTGTGGCAATGATTATTTGGGAATGGGGCAGCATCCGGCAGTTTTGAACGCGATGCATGAAGCGTTAGACGCCACGGGTGCAGGATCTGGCGGTACGCGGAATATTTCTGGGACAACCGTGTATCATAAGAGGCTTGAGGATGAGCTTGCCAACCTGCATGGTAAAGAAAGCACGTTGCTTTTTACCAGCGCCTATATTGCCAATGATGCAACTCTGTCTACTTTGCCAAAGCTTTTTCCGGATTTAATCATTTATTCGGATGCGCTAAATCACGCCTCGATGATCGAAGGCATTCGTCGAAATGGCGGAAGTAAACGCATTTTTCGCCATAATGACCTTGCCCATTTGCGCGAATTGCTGGAAGCCGATGATCCGAAGGTCCCGAAACTCATCGCGTTTGAGTCAATCTATTCGATGGATGGGGATTTTGCGCCGATTGCTGAAATTTGCGATCTAGCAGATGAGTTCAACGCCCTGACCTATCTTGATGAGGTGCATGCGGTGGGTATGTATGGCGCACGTGGTGCTGGCGTGGCCGAACGTGATCGGTTGATGCATCGCATCGATATCATCAACGGCACCCTTGCAAAGGCCTACGGGGTTATGGGCGGATATATTGCTGCTAGCGCAAAACTGTGTGACGCGATCCGCTCATACGCGCCCGGGTTTATTTTCACGACCTCGCTGCCTCCAGCGGTCGCAGCGGGGGCCGCAGCCTCCGTCGCGCATTTGAAATCTGACAAAGATTTGCGCGCGCAACATCAAACGCAATCTAAGATTTTAAAGTACCGTTTAAAGGGGATCGGATTGCCGATTATCGACCATGGCTCTCATATCGTTCCCGTGATTGTCGGCAACCCGGTTCATACGCAAAAACTCTCTGACATGTTGCTTCAAGATTTTGGTATTTATGTGCAACCTATCAATTTCCCAACGGTGCCGCGTGGAACCGAGAGGTTGCGTTTCACGCCATCCCCTGTTCACGGGCCGGCGGAAATTGACGCATTGGTCAGGGCAATGGATACGCTCTGGGCGCATTGCGCGCTGAATCGTGCCGAAAACTCGGCGTAA
- a CDS encoding M20/M25/M40 family metallo-hydrolase, which produces MSLAPVLARIDADLENATKRLLDLLRIPSISTDPAFDKACDTAADWLVDQLRAIGAEAQKHQTPGKPMVMGSFKGSSNPDAPHILFYGHYDVQPADPLELWHHDPFEPAVEQTAHGQVIRGRGSSDDKGQLMTFVEACRAWNNEHGQMPCKISFFFEGEEESGSPSLVPFMETHKEALKADVVLICDTGLFDDRVPAIVTMLRGMVSEEVVVRAANRDLHSGLYGGMARNPLHVLSEILASLHDETGRVQLPRFYDGVRDIPPHLSAQWQSLNFSHHSFLGEVGLRLPAGETAYSPLEHIWARPTCEINGICGGYTGEGFKTVLPSQASAKISCRLVEGQNPEKIRAALHAHVSSYLPADCTVEFISYGASPAVVMQSDTPLFEIARAALSAEWEQEAAFTGCGGSIPVASHFQDIIGVSPMLIGFAKDNDQIHSPNEKYDLQSFHKGIRSWARILEALSVDKRSQQMAKN; this is translated from the coding sequence ATGTCGCTAGCCCCAGTTCTTGCGCGGATTGACGCAGATCTTGAAAATGCAACGAAGCGGTTGTTGGACTTGTTACGGATCCCTTCTATTTCGACAGATCCCGCCTTTGATAAGGCATGTGATACTGCCGCTGATTGGCTTGTGGATCAATTGCGCGCCATAGGGGCAGAAGCGCAAAAACATCAAACGCCGGGAAAACCGATGGTTATGGGCAGTTTTAAAGGATCTTCAAATCCGGATGCGCCGCATATTTTGTTTTATGGCCATTATGATGTGCAGCCCGCCGACCCGCTCGAATTATGGCATCACGATCCATTTGAACCAGCCGTAGAACAGACAGCGCATGGACAGGTCATTCGAGGCAGGGGGAGTTCAGACGATAAAGGCCAATTGATGACCTTTGTCGAAGCCTGCCGCGCGTGGAACAACGAACATGGGCAAATGCCGTGTAAAATAAGTTTTTTCTTTGAAGGCGAAGAGGAAAGCGGGTCTCCGAGTTTGGTTCCTTTTATGGAAACGCATAAAGAAGCGCTGAAGGCTGACGTGGTTCTAATTTGCGATACTGGTTTATTTGATGATCGGGTTCCAGCAATCGTTACGATGTTGCGCGGTATGGTTAGTGAAGAAGTGGTGGTGCGCGCTGCCAACCGCGATTTGCATTCAGGTCTTTATGGGGGGATGGCGCGCAATCCACTGCATGTGCTCAGTGAAATTTTAGCCAGCTTGCATGATGAAACTGGCCGCGTGCAGCTGCCGAGATTTTACGATGGGGTGCGCGATATACCGCCCCATTTGTCAGCGCAGTGGCAGAGCCTCAACTTTTCGCATCACAGCTTTCTTGGCGAGGTCGGCTTGCGGCTGCCGGCGGGCGAAACAGCTTACAGCCCGCTTGAACATATTTGGGCGCGTCCGACCTGCGAAATCAACGGGATCTGCGGCGGCTACACAGGCGAGGGGTTCAAAACGGTTTTGCCAAGCCAAGCCTCTGCTAAAATCAGTTGCCGTTTGGTCGAGGGGCAGAATCCAGAAAAAATCCGTGCAGCTTTGCATGCGCATGTCTCGTCCTATTTGCCGGCTGATTGTACGGTTGAATTTATTTCTTATGGGGCCTCACCCGCGGTTGTTATGCAAAGTGACACGCCGCTATTTGAAATCGCCCGCGCCGCGCTGAGCGCCGAATGGGAGCAAGAGGCGGCCTTTACCGGCTGCGGAGGATCGATACCGGTTGCCAGCCATTTTCAAGATATTATAGGCGTCAGCCCCATGCTGATTGGTTTTGCAAAAGACAATGATCAAATTCACTCTCCAAATGAAAAATATGATTTGCAAAGCTTTCACAAAGGTATTCGCAGTTGGGCGCGGATTTTAGAGGCGCTCTCGGTTGATAAGCGATCTCAACAAATGGCAAAAAATTGA
- a CDS encoding alpha/beta hydrolase, producing the protein MLDGFQHKICDLNGVKIAYSEREESKGKAPLLLLHGFPQNRFMWSRIAPILAEHFHVICADLRGYGGSSKPKGVAEYSFRKMGQDQLELMTSLGFDHFHLIGHDRGARTAYRMALDASDRIKSLTVMDITPTHFLLDALKSEVARAYYHWFFLAQPSPFPETLIAADADYYFESCLLGWGGSTLEQFDQRALDAYRKTWRDPATIEAMCNDYRAALDYDFDLDQRDLPRQLDLPALVMWGAGGAMDKSFDLPETWRARLKRFECSTIAGGHFFPDIHPKDTAAALLCFLKPLSDY; encoded by the coding sequence ATGTTGGACGGGTTTCAGCATAAAATCTGCGATTTGAACGGAGTAAAAATTGCCTATTCCGAACGTGAAGAAAGCAAGGGAAAAGCGCCACTTCTTTTGCTGCATGGGTTTCCGCAAAATCGGTTTATGTGGAGCCGAATTGCGCCGATTTTAGCCGAACACTTTCATGTGATTTGCGCTGATTTACGGGGCTATGGTGGCTCGTCCAAGCCAAAAGGCGTTGCCGAATACAGCTTTCGAAAAATGGGCCAGGATCAACTGGAGCTTATGACATCTTTAGGGTTTGACCACTTCCATTTGATTGGGCATGACCGAGGCGCGCGCACCGCATATCGGATGGCTCTTGATGCCAGCGATCGGATTAAGTCTTTAACGGTTATGGATATAACGCCCACCCATTTTTTGTTGGATGCGCTTAAGTCAGAGGTTGCGCGGGCGTATTATCATTGGTTCTTTTTGGCGCAACCCAGCCCGTTTCCCGAAACTTTGATCGCCGCCGATGCCGATTATTACTTTGAAAGCTGCTTGCTTGGCTGGGGCGGCAGCACATTAGAGCAATTCGATCAACGCGCGCTCGACGCCTATCGCAAAACTTGGAGGGATCCCGCAACGATTGAAGCGATGTGCAATGATTACCGCGCTGCGCTGGATTATGATTTTGATCTGGATCAGCGCGATTTACCCCGCCAGCTTGATCTGCCCGCCTTGGTGATGTGGGGCGCGGGTGGCGCAATGGATAAATCCTTTGACCTGCCAGAAACCTGGCGCGCAAGGCTGAAGCGGTTTGAATGCAGCACGATTGCCGGCGGGCATTTTTTTCCAGACATCCATCCAAAAGATACGGCGGCGGCGCTGCTTTGTTTTTTGAAGCCGTTAAGCGATTATTAA
- a CDS encoding DsbA family protein, protein MLVKVLRICVTLWALFAASIASAADLSEAERKAFGEEVKRYLMENPEVIFEAVDAFKAQQAASEAQNDFALVQQYSAALFDDGFSYQGGNLEGDITLVEFIDYRCGYCKKAFQDVKELLKADGNIRLILKELPILGEASVAAARYAVAVKQLYGADAYKRVHDALFGLRGQPTPAALNKISRKLDLDADKILEHMASNDVAEELSKTAALAQRMKISGTPTFVMQDEMLRGYLPLESMQAMLRDKRG, encoded by the coding sequence ATGCTCGTCAAAGTTTTAAGAATATGTGTCACTCTCTGGGCGCTTTTTGCGGCCTCGATCGCGTCTGCTGCGGATCTGTCTGAAGCAGAGCGGAAAGCGTTTGGTGAAGAAGTGAAACGCTATTTAATGGAAAACCCAGAAGTGATTTTTGAAGCGGTGGATGCATTCAAAGCCCAACAAGCGGCCAGCGAAGCCCAAAACGATTTTGCATTGGTGCAACAATATAGCGCGGCGTTGTTTGACGATGGCTTTTCTTATCAAGGTGGAAATTTAGAAGGCGATATCACCTTGGTCGAATTCATCGATTATCGCTGTGGTTATTGTAAAAAAGCCTTTCAAGATGTGAAAGAGCTTCTTAAAGCCGACGGAAATATCCGATTGATCCTGAAAGAGTTGCCGATTTTAGGCGAAGCCTCGGTTGCTGCCGCGCGATATGCGGTTGCTGTGAAACAGCTTTACGGCGCCGATGCATATAAACGGGTGCATGACGCATTGTTCGGTTTACGGGGCCAACCAACCCCTGCCGCGCTCAATAAAATATCGCGCAAGCTTGATTTGGATGCAGATAAGATTTTGGAGCACATGGCGTCTAATGACGTCGCAGAGGAACTTTCAAAAACCGCGGCATTGGCGCAAAGAATGAAAATCAGCGGCACTCCAACTTTCGTGATGCAAGATGAAATGTTACGCGGGTACCTGCCCTTGGAATCGATGCAAGCGATGCTGCGAGACAAAAGGGGCTAA
- a CDS encoding M48 family metalloprotease, whose translation MRIINSFIVLIALFLTPAAATAISLLRDSDVEHALQELARPILQAASLSSERVKILVVDDLQLNAFVIDNHHIFLNAGMVLKTNSASMLQSIIAHEAAHIANGHIARRAKTIKTARSAAGFGMALGIAAGAAGGNVALGTGLAIGLNSSAERNFLAYNRSEESSADQSAMQYMRRAGVSLQGMADVLEIFSGQESLLPARQDTYLRSHPLSRERLRQARSNAATQSSSKPDLSAEYWHARAKAKLAAFLRPPSTILAREQRKLPKDLKAISKAIALSRQGKLSKALDQLRIAQSVRPKDPYYQDLYAELLMRNQKFSAAVTAYEKAVAMAPKDSLILAGYGRALLANNQISAALKTLENARSRDFRSTKLLRDLAVAYARSDKPEMAALVTAERFALQGRLKDANIHAKRAVLGLPTGSPAWQKAQDILSISTK comes from the coding sequence ATGCGAATAATCAACAGTTTCATTGTGTTAATAGCCCTCTTTTTAACACCTGCCGCCGCCACAGCAATATCCTTGTTGCGAGATTCTGATGTTGAACATGCGCTTCAGGAATTGGCGCGCCCCATTTTGCAAGCCGCAAGTCTGTCCAGCGAACGGGTGAAGATACTTGTGGTCGACGATCTTCAATTGAATGCTTTTGTTATCGACAACCATCATATCTTTCTAAATGCGGGCATGGTTTTGAAAACAAATTCGGCCAGTATGCTGCAATCCATCATCGCGCATGAAGCAGCCCATATTGCAAATGGTCATATTGCACGACGAGCAAAGACTATCAAAACGGCCCGCAGCGCCGCGGGTTTTGGCATGGCGTTGGGCATAGCGGCGGGCGCGGCGGGCGGGAATGTTGCGCTTGGAACCGGTTTGGCCATCGGTTTAAACAGCTCGGCAGAGCGAAATTTTCTAGCCTATAATCGCAGCGAAGAAAGCTCGGCCGATCAATCCGCAATGCAATATATGCGCCGCGCAGGCGTCAGCCTACAGGGGATGGCGGATGTTTTAGAGATCTTTTCTGGTCAGGAAAGCTTATTACCAGCCCGCCAAGACACCTATCTGCGCTCGCATCCGCTCAGCCGCGAACGGCTTCGCCAAGCGCGCTCAAATGCTGCAACGCAATCCTCCAGCAAGCCTGATTTATCCGCAGAATATTGGCACGCAAGAGCCAAAGCCAAATTGGCGGCGTTTTTGAGGCCACCCTCCACGATTTTGGCGCGAGAGCAACGAAAACTTCCCAAGGATCTCAAGGCGATAAGCAAGGCGATTGCGCTGTCGCGGCAGGGCAAATTATCAAAAGCCCTTGACCAGTTAAGGATTGCGCAGAGTGTAAGGCCGAAAGATCCCTATTATCAGGATCTTTACGCAGAGCTTTTAATGCGAAATCAAAAATTTTCAGCCGCTGTAACAGCCTATGAAAAAGCGGTGGCAATGGCCCCGAAGGATTCGTTGATTTTGGCAGGTTATGGACGCGCTTTGCTGGCCAATAACCAAATATCAGCGGCTTTAAAGACGCTGGAAAACGCTCGCTCTCGCGACTTTAGAAGCACCAAATTATTGCGCGATTTGGCGGTTGCCTATGCGCGATCAGACAAACCAGAAATGGCGGCCTTGGTGACTGCAGAACGCTTTGCGTTGCAGGGGCGGTTAAAAGATGCAAACATTCACGCTAAGCGTGCTGTTTTGGGTTTGCCAACCGGCTCTCCTGCATGGCAAAAAGCGCAAGACATACTTAGTATCAGCACTAAGTAG
- a CDS encoding aminotransferase class I/II-fold pyridoxal phosphate-dependent enzyme — protein sequence MKNSTRGAVDPFIVMDVMEAARQAEAAGRHIIHMEVGQPATPAPLGARNALRDSLNATAMGYTVALGLPELRGKISELYGEWYDVDLDPNRVIVTSGSSAGFLLSFTSLFDTGDRVGIGAPGYPSYRQILKALDLTAVDIPTSSTNKFQPHPSDFEDLSLNGLLVASPSNPTGTMLTRRELGALIEATERSEAAFISDEIYHGIEYETKAVSALEITNNCYVINSFSKYFSMTGWRVGWMVVPENHIRQVERLAQNMFICAPHASQVVALAAMECREELAAYQAVYQKNRRLMIEGLPKAGFDRIAPPDGAFYIYADISHLTSDSLSFAREILQEAGVAVTPGLDFDTQRGAGSLRFSYAGSSEDIQEGLHRLTQFMQKKGFAG from the coding sequence ATGAAAAACTCAACCCGTGGCGCCGTAGATCCCTTTATTGTGATGGATGTGATGGAAGCTGCGCGTCAGGCAGAGGCGGCGGGGCGCCACATAATTCATATGGAGGTTGGGCAACCCGCAACTCCCGCGCCCCTGGGGGCCAGAAATGCGCTGCGCGATAGTTTAAATGCAACCGCGATGGGGTATACGGTTGCGCTTGGTTTGCCCGAGCTGCGCGGTAAGATCTCTGAGCTCTATGGCGAATGGTATGATGTTGATTTAGATCCAAACCGGGTGATTGTAACGTCGGGTTCGTCGGCTGGGTTTTTATTATCCTTTACATCCTTGTTTGATACTGGAGATCGGGTGGGCATTGGTGCGCCGGGCTACCCCAGCTACCGGCAAATTTTAAAAGCACTTGATTTAACCGCGGTGGATATTCCAACAAGCTCTACAAATAAGTTTCAACCGCACCCTAGCGATTTTGAAGATTTAAGCTTAAACGGTTTGCTGGTTGCCTCACCGTCCAACCCGACCGGAACAATGCTAACGCGGCGGGAATTGGGCGCGTTGATTGAGGCCACTGAGCGCAGTGAAGCCGCCTTTATCAGCGATGAAATCTATCATGGAATTGAATATGAAACCAAGGCGGTCAGCGCGTTAGAGATAACAAATAATTGCTATGTGATAAATTCATTTTCGAAATATTTTTCGATGACAGGATGGCGCGTTGGTTGGATGGTGGTGCCCGAAAACCATATTCGTCAGGTTGAACGCTTGGCGCAAAATATGTTTATCTGTGCGCCACATGCCAGCCAAGTTGTGGCGCTTGCTGCGATGGAGTGCCGCGAAGAGTTGGCCGCGTATCAAGCCGTCTACCAGAAAAACCGCCGCCTAATGATTGAAGGATTGCCAAAGGCCGGGTTCGATCGCATCGCCCCTCCGGATGGTGCTTTTTATATTTATGCAGATATCTCGCATTTGACATCCGACAGCCTGTCATTTGCCCGCGAGATTTTGCAGGAGGCAGGCGTTGCCGTTACGCCGGGTTTGGATTTCGACACCCAGCGCGGGGCGGGAAGCTTGCGGTTTTCTTACGCAGGCAGCAGCGAAGATATTCAGGAAGGATTGCATAGATTGACGCAATTTATGCAGAAGAAGGGCTTTGCTGGATGA
- a CDS encoding N-acetylmuramoyl-L-alanine amidase, with product MIYSFRNLLAFIALLAPVFGPCMGITQAKETLDKSAPTIQGLARLRVSGSSVEDLLWDGVRINLELSQGVPYRVYFLQDPPRMEVEFNALHPVDISGYDFNKSKEIKQTTYFETPSQQSTLRFELTSPMRLETADLSVNAFDGSAALSLVLTPVTMAEFALFALRGGANSEPELSVKSAGPTPALIENRLTVLIDPGHGGIDPGAIVGDVNEAGLMLSLAKELKESLLRVEGVNVVLSRIEDKFVPLEARVSLAQAVKADLIISLHADALVEGTAYGTTVYTLPARASESASQSLVLRHEPDSVLQGVDLNAIDEDVAMALLDLSRLENMQSSEILAESVVKGLSRVLGGLNAKPLRKAGFSVLKGADIPAILIEAGFMSTETDLANLQNAEWRARFAEGVRLGVMIWYAQEKQMAPLRRQ from the coding sequence ATGATTTACTCTTTTCGCAACCTGCTGGCTTTTATCGCGTTGCTGGCTCCTGTTTTTGGTCCCTGCATGGGCATAACGCAAGCCAAAGAGACCCTGGATAAAAGCGCGCCGACCATCCAAGGCTTGGCCCGCTTACGCGTCAGCGGCAGCAGCGTCGAGGATTTGTTATGGGATGGCGTGCGGATAAATTTAGAATTAAGCCAAGGCGTGCCTTATCGGGTGTATTTTCTGCAAGACCCACCGCGGATGGAGGTTGAATTTAACGCGCTACATCCGGTTGATATAAGCGGTTATGACTTTAACAAAAGTAAAGAAATCAAGCAGACCACCTATTTTGAAACCCCTTCGCAGCAATCAACCCTGCGGTTCGAGCTGACATCGCCGATGCGCCTTGAAACGGCCGATTTGAGCGTAAACGCCTTTGATGGTTCTGCCGCGCTGAGCTTGGTTTTAACGCCGGTAACGATGGCTGAATTTGCGCTTTTTGCGCTGCGAGGGGGTGCAAATTCAGAGCCAGAGCTTTCCGTGAAATCTGCGGGGCCAACGCCGGCTTTAATAGAAAATCGGTTGACGGTTCTGATTGACCCTGGCCATGGCGGTATCGATCCAGGGGCCATAGTTGGCGATGTGAATGAAGCTGGCTTGATGCTAAGCCTGGCAAAAGAGTTGAAAGAAAGTTTGCTACGCGTTGAAGGCGTTAATGTCGTTTTGTCGCGTATCGAGGATAAATTTGTGCCGCTTGAAGCGCGCGTTTCTTTGGCGCAAGCTGTAAAAGCGGATTTGATTATTTCTTTGCATGCGGATGCTTTGGTCGAAGGAACGGCCTATGGAACCACGGTCTACACTTTGCCAGCACGCGCGTCTGAAAGCGCCTCGCAATCTTTGGTGTTGCGCCATGAACCTGATTCTGTGCTGCAGGGCGTAGATTTAAACGCGATTGATGAAGATGTTGCGATGGCGCTTTTAGATTTGAGCCGCTTGGAAAATATGCAGAGTTCGGAAATTTTGGCAGAATCTGTCGTGAAAGGGCTGTCCCGCGTCTTGGGAGGGCTCAATGCAAAACCTTTACGCAAAGCGGGGTTTTCAGTTCTAAAAGGCGCTGATATTCCAGCGATTTTGATTGAAGCGGGGTTTATGTCCACAGAAACGGATCTGGCAAATCTGCAAAATGCTGAATGGCGGGCGAGATTTGCAGAGGGCGTACGGCTTGGCGTGATGATTTGGTATGCGCAAGAAAAACAAATGGCGCCTTTGCGCCGGCAGTGA